From Echinicola jeungdonensis, the proteins below share one genomic window:
- a CDS encoding arabinan endo-1,5-alpha-L-arabinosidase, with protein sequence MKKYLLGFWFVLAFSISGAQSQTISVHDPVMTKEGNTYYLFCTGRGIAVWSSQDMENWERQPAVFKEAPGWARDVVPDFKNHIWAPDISYHNGSYYLYYSISSFAKNTSAIGVATNKTLDPNSPDFNWVDHGKVIESVPGRDMWNAIDPNIIADESGGKWMTFGSFWGGLKLVKLTEDMLSVQNGPEDWFTIARRERSFELDERDPGDAAIEAPFIFKKDGFYYLFVSFDLCCRGENSTYKMMVGRSKLIKGPYYDKEGQRMDQGGGTLVLQGNQDWYGVGHNSAYSFEGKDYLIFHGYDAHQNGRPRLFVREISWDKEGWPEISY encoded by the coding sequence ATGAAAAAATACTTGCTAGGATTTTGGTTTGTTTTGGCTTTTTCAATTTCTGGAGCTCAAAGCCAAACAATTTCGGTACATGACCCTGTAATGACTAAAGAAGGCAATACCTATTATTTGTTTTGCACAGGAAGGGGAATTGCTGTTTGGTCTTCCCAAGATATGGAAAATTGGGAAAGACAACCGGCAGTTTTTAAGGAAGCGCCTGGTTGGGCAAGGGATGTGGTCCCGGATTTTAAAAACCATATTTGGGCACCTGATATTTCCTATCACAATGGAAGTTATTACCTGTATTACTCTATTTCAAGTTTTGCCAAAAACACTTCTGCCATTGGAGTAGCAACCAACAAGACCTTGGATCCTAATTCACCAGACTTTAATTGGGTGGATCATGGCAAAGTGATAGAAAGTGTCCCCGGAAGGGATATGTGGAATGCAATTGATCCTAATATCATTGCAGATGAAAGTGGGGGGAAATGGATGACATTTGGCTCTTTTTGGGGCGGATTGAAGCTGGTAAAACTGACTGAGGATATGTTGTCTGTACAAAATGGCCCTGAAGATTGGTTTACCATTGCCAGGAGAGAAAGGTCTTTTGAGCTGGATGAAAGGGATCCGGGGGATGCTGCCATTGAAGCCCCTTTTATTTTCAAAAAGGACGGCTTTTATTACCTGTTTGTATCCTTTGATCTTTGTTGCCGAGGGGAAAACAGTACCTATAAAATGATGGTTGGCCGATCCAAATTAATTAAAGGTCCTTATTATGATAAAGAAGGCCAAAGGATGGACCAAGGAGGTGGTACTTTGGTACTTCAGGGCAATCAAGATTGGTATGGTGTAGGCCATAATTCAGCTTATTCTTTTGAGGGAAAAGATTATTTGATTTTCCATGGCTATGATGCACACCAAAATGGAAGGCCTAGATTATTTGTTCGGGAAATTAGCTGGGATAAAGAGGGCTGGCCTGAAATAAGTTATTGA
- a CDS encoding DUF3823 domain-containing protein: MKLNIIKSCLLLVLGLAAASCEYDNFEEPKSTLTGRIVYEGEPIGLRSQGVELELWQHGYELFQKIPVYVAQDGTFSAKLFNGDYKLTFIRGNGPWMDRTDSIDVQVSGTQMLDVEVDPYYTISEPSYSVSGSTMTVNFTVNGVNTSSDLELAGIYMGRTLITDAVRNEGAVIIPAGDITLGTPMSVDVEIPAGLAGRSDVFVRVGVKTLGVQELLYSQVENVDL, translated from the coding sequence ATGAAGCTGAATATAATAAAATCATGCCTTCTATTGGTCTTGGGGCTTGCTGCAGCCAGTTGCGAGTATGATAATTTCGAAGAACCCAAATCAACCTTAACAGGAAGAATTGTATATGAAGGAGAGCCCATAGGGCTGCGAAGTCAGGGTGTGGAGCTTGAGCTTTGGCAACATGGTTATGAGCTCTTCCAAAAGATTCCAGTTTACGTTGCTCAAGATGGTACATTTTCGGCCAAACTATTTAACGGTGACTATAAATTGACATTTATCCGTGGAAATGGCCCTTGGATGGATAGAACGGATTCCATCGATGTACAAGTTAGTGGAACCCAAATGTTGGACGTAGAGGTAGATCCCTATTACACGATTTCCGAGCCAAGTTATTCTGTGAGTGGAAGTACCATGACAGTAAACTTTACTGTGAATGGGGTAAATACTTCCAGTGATTTGGAATTGGCTGGTATTTACATGGGAAGAACATTGATTACTGATGCAGTAAGAAATGAAGGAGCAGTAATCATTCCTGCTGGTGATATTACACTAGGAACTCCTATGAGTGTTGATGTGGAAATACCAGCAGGTTTGGCAGGAAGAAGTGATGTTTTTGTCCGTGTTGGTGTAAAGACCTTGGGGGTTCAGGAATTGCTGTATTCCCAGGTGGAAAATGTTGATCTTTAA
- a CDS encoding glycoside hydrolase family 97 protein produces the protein MNRKFKYLLPFFLLLISLGACSKKQNKNLQSPDGALELEVKTESGKVFYHLSRNGKEVLEWSQLGLLLDNADFYNDLQISKVSEGELVTENYTLLHGKQREINYQAKEKLFHFENAAGESLTIAFRLSNDGLALQYRLEGESEKVYTIEEEMTTYNFPSSAKAWMQPIAEVNTGWEASNPSYEEEYEMGVPVGSPSPISAGWVYPALFQSNDIWVLISEAGLGRDYCATRLAPESPEGEYHVAFPGPEEVFPDGPANPTSTLPWKSPWRVLAVGDLGTVVESTLGTDLANPQIDMDTDFVEAGQAAWSWALGKDPSITYDIQKEHIDFAAQMDYEHCLIDVNWDTTIGYDGIGELVNYAAEKGVKVHLWYNSAGSWNTTPYHPRGMLLTHESRREEFQKIKDLGVAGVKIDFFGGDGQSMIAYYHDILKDAAEIGLMVNFHGTTLPRGWHRTYPNLMTMESVKGFEMITFNQEFADRVAKHCAVLPFTRNVFDPMDFTPMSLDRIPNIERKTSKAFELALTVIYESGIQHLAESPEGMAKQPEEVMGYLKQLPNTWEETKFVDGFPGEFAVMARKGKENWYLAGINGSHEEIVQSLDLSFVEGTGSWLLITDNPEKTGFEFQELTENELEEVKISSSGGFVLFQIK, from the coding sequence ATGAACCGAAAATTTAAATATTTGCTTCCCTTTTTTTTGTTGCTGATCAGCCTTGGGGCTTGTAGCAAAAAACAAAATAAAAATCTACAATCCCCAGATGGGGCTTTGGAATTGGAAGTGAAAACGGAATCGGGGAAAGTATTTTACCATTTGAGCCGAAATGGGAAGGAAGTGCTGGAATGGTCCCAATTAGGCTTATTGCTTGACAATGCGGATTTTTATAATGACCTACAAATAAGTAAAGTTTCAGAAGGTGAGCTGGTTACTGAAAATTATACTTTGCTTCATGGGAAACAAAGAGAAATTAATTACCAGGCCAAGGAAAAACTTTTCCACTTTGAAAATGCTGCTGGGGAATCATTAACCATTGCATTCAGGCTTTCCAATGATGGATTGGCCTTGCAATACCGGTTAGAGGGAGAAAGTGAGAAGGTTTATACAATAGAAGAGGAAATGACCACTTACAATTTTCCTTCTTCCGCCAAAGCTTGGATGCAGCCTATTGCTGAAGTTAACACGGGTTGGGAAGCCAGTAATCCCTCATATGAAGAAGAATATGAAATGGGTGTTCCTGTAGGTTCGCCATCTCCGATTTCTGCAGGTTGGGTTTATCCTGCCTTGTTCCAAAGCAATGATATCTGGGTGTTGATTTCCGAAGCAGGACTGGGCAGAGATTATTGTGCAACGCGTTTGGCACCCGAATCCCCGGAAGGAGAATATCATGTAGCCTTCCCAGGCCCAGAGGAGGTTTTTCCTGATGGCCCGGCAAATCCAACCAGCACCCTTCCCTGGAAATCTCCATGGAGGGTTTTGGCCGTCGGTGATTTGGGAACCGTAGTGGAATCCACTTTGGGAACCGATTTGGCCAATCCACAGATTGATATGGACACTGACTTTGTAGAGGCAGGCCAGGCAGCCTGGAGTTGGGCTTTGGGAAAAGATCCTTCTATCACCTATGATATCCAAAAAGAGCATATTGATTTTGCTGCCCAAATGGATTATGAGCATTGCTTAATTGATGTCAATTGGGACACCACCATCGGGTACGATGGGATTGGTGAATTGGTAAATTATGCAGCAGAAAAAGGGGTTAAGGTACATTTGTGGTACAATTCTGCCGGTTCCTGGAATACAACGCCCTACCATCCAAGGGGTATGCTATTGACCCATGAATCCAGAAGGGAAGAATTCCAAAAAATAAAAGATTTAGGTGTTGCAGGGGTTAAAATTGATTTCTTTGGTGGTGATGGTCAATCCATGATTGCCTATTATCATGATATTTTGAAAGATGCAGCAGAAATTGGATTGATGGTGAATTTCCATGGGACTACCCTTCCAAGAGGTTGGCACCGGACTTATCCAAACTTGATGACAATGGAATCCGTGAAGGGATTTGAAATGATTACTTTTAATCAAGAGTTTGCGGACAGGGTTGCTAAGCATTGTGCTGTTCTACCATTTACCAGGAATGTATTTGACCCCATGGATTTTACCCCAATGTCCTTGGATAGAATCCCTAATATTGAAAGGAAAACCAGTAAAGCTTTTGAATTAGCCTTGACAGTAATTTATGAATCCGGTATTCAACATTTGGCGGAATCTCCTGAAGGCATGGCCAAGCAGCCTGAAGAAGTTATGGGTTATTTGAAGCAGTTACCAAATACCTGGGAAGAAACAAAGTTTGTGGATGGCTTTCCTGGTGAGTTTGCGGTAATGGCCAGGAAAGGAAAAGAGAATTGGTATTTGGCAGGGATCAATGGCAGCCATGAAGAAATAGTCCAATCGCTGGACCTTTCCTTTGTGGAAGGAACTGGCAGTTGGTTGCTGATTACTGACAATCCTGAAAAAACTGGTTTTGAATTTCAAGAATTAACAGAAAATGAATTGGAGGAAGTAAAAATTTCTTCATCTGGGGGATTTGTGCTTTTCCAAATCAAATAA
- a CDS encoding RagB/SusD family nutrient uptake outer membrane protein: MKLLKINILAVLLVGFVISSCQDDWLDREPPNILLDDQVWNDVGLVTGVLSNFYDRLPSHTTLTGGWPDFAAYDEAIWSGYSGNDFLNNLVTYSFGRWGLWDYGLIRDINLSIDKLNNLSNLPEAQKTQFISELRFIRAYVYFEHVKRMGGVPIITEQLIYDFDGDPSDLQFPRNTEAEVYDFIADEVDAIIPTLGNAGSQTRANRFTALALKSRAMLYAASLAKYNSAMPSPITLPGGEVGIPAGRADEYFNASLEASRSIIQEGGYDLYNNNPDLGANFYELFINKSNNPEVIWAKDFSTEADKRHGFTYDNIARSVREDNLGSSAITPVLNLVEDFEYLDGSSGELVTRTADGSDFIYYDNVEDIFENKDARLFGTVVTPGSNFRGQEVFMQAGVMVWNGSSYDVVESNGLNTEYEDGGILTAAAGPHRSIQEVSNTGFYLRKYVDNSAGSSTRGIGSEVWWVRFRLGEIYLNAAEAAFELGETAEALEYINSLRERAGFGENSLTSLTLDRIRNERRVELAFEDHVVWDYKRWRIAHQEWTGSEQDDSSVMFALYPYRVVRPGDPRDDQYVFVKMVAPRFRAPRFFQLGNYYSLIGQNLIDANPKLVRNPFH; encoded by the coding sequence ATGAAACTATTGAAAATAAATATATTGGCGGTACTGCTAGTCGGTTTTGTTATCTCATCATGCCAAGACGATTGGTTAGATCGTGAGCCGCCTAATATCCTTTTGGATGATCAAGTTTGGAATGATGTCGGCCTGGTAACAGGAGTTTTGTCGAATTTTTATGACAGGCTACCTTCCCATACCACACTTACAGGTGGATGGCCGGATTTTGCGGCTTATGATGAAGCCATCTGGTCTGGATATTCTGGAAACGATTTCTTAAATAACCTGGTGACTTATAGTTTTGGCCGTTGGGGACTTTGGGATTACGGGTTGATCCGGGATATCAATTTGTCAATTGACAAGTTGAATAATCTTTCCAACCTGCCAGAGGCCCAAAAGACCCAGTTCATTAGTGAGTTGAGATTTATTAGGGCATATGTGTACTTTGAGCATGTGAAAAGAATGGGGGGGGTGCCAATCATCACTGAGCAATTGATCTATGATTTTGATGGAGATCCTTCTGATCTTCAGTTCCCTAGAAATACGGAAGCTGAAGTCTATGATTTTATTGCAGATGAAGTTGATGCAATAATTCCAACCCTTGGAAATGCCGGTAGTCAAACTCGTGCCAATAGGTTTACCGCATTGGCATTAAAAAGCCGTGCAATGTTATATGCAGCCTCCTTGGCTAAATATAATTCTGCCATGCCATCCCCTATCACCTTACCAGGTGGAGAAGTTGGGATTCCTGCTGGTCGGGCTGATGAATATTTCAATGCCTCACTGGAAGCATCCCGTTCCATCATCCAGGAAGGTGGTTATGATCTTTATAATAACAACCCTGATCTGGGAGCTAACTTCTATGAGTTATTTATTAATAAATCCAATAACCCCGAAGTGATCTGGGCTAAGGATTTCTCCACTGAAGCGGATAAACGTCATGGATTTACCTATGACAATATTGCCAGATCAGTAAGGGAAGATAACCTGGGTTCATCTGCCATTACTCCAGTGTTGAACCTGGTTGAAGATTTTGAATATTTGGATGGTTCCTCAGGTGAACTGGTGACTAGAACTGCAGACGGGTCTGACTTTATCTATTATGATAATGTAGAAGACATCTTTGAAAATAAAGATGCAAGGCTATTTGGAACAGTGGTAACCCCTGGTTCCAACTTCAGAGGACAGGAAGTGTTTATGCAAGCTGGTGTGATGGTTTGGAATGGAAGTAGCTATGACGTGGTAGAATCCAATGGCCTTAATACGGAATATGAGGATGGAGGAATCCTGACTGCTGCAGCTGGCCCCCATAGATCAATTCAAGAAGTTTCCAATACCGGATTTTACTTGAGAAAATATGTGGACAACAGTGCAGGTTCCAGTACCCGTGGAATTGGCAGTGAAGTTTGGTGGGTAAGGTTTAGATTAGGAGAAATATACCTAAATGCTGCGGAAGCTGCTTTTGAATTGGGTGAAACAGCTGAAGCTTTAGAATATATCAATTCCTTAAGGGAGAGAGCAGGTTTTGGTGAAAACAGCTTAACTTCCCTTACCTTGGATCGAATCAGAAATGAAAGAAGGGTGGAGTTAGCTTTTGAAGACCATGTGGTTTGGGATTATAAAAGATGGAGAATTGCCCATCAGGAATGGACAGGAAGTGAACAGGACGACAGCAGTGTAATGTTTGCCCTTTACCCTTATAGGGTAGTCAGACCAGGAGATCCAAGAGATGATCAGTATGTTTTTGTAAAGATGGTGGCGCCGAGGTTTAGGGCTCCTAGATTTTTCCAATTAGGGAATTACTACTCTCTAATTGGCCAGAACCTGATCGATGCTAATCCGAAACTAGTTAGAAACCCATTCCATTAA
- a CDS encoding arabinan endo-1,5-alpha-L-arabinosidase: MKLISAKYLYKKCALLNLFLIIIGVGACSVDSEEPGVDQNPEDEIGFQLTDIKDSYGSISSFSNSSKWGPYNVHDPSVIKVGDWFYSYSTDVAYGQPLIKVGIQVRKSKNLVEWEFVGWAYDGLPQQAVNYIKSNGGEPFENLWAPYILQVEGKFRLYYSLSSGIHKLSAIGLLTSDSPEGPWQQAGLAVTSDTDLPMTNAIDPSVIIDQEGKHWMYYGSAYDGIYVVELDPETGLAKTSGDKGKRIAQRGFTDGVINGNIEGPEVIYRKENGYYYLFLSYDWLESKYNIRVGRSRNPEGPFLDFHGNDMNVEQDNGPMIVAPYKFQGHAGWQGTAHNAAFKDDDQYFIAHQGRPSADRFYMIMHVRKLYWTEDGWPVASPERFADLLRESIQEEDLVGLWEQIVLGYQVVPGFAAEQVDPNHQVSYDINLQANGTIDGNSDNVWSYQAPWLTLNYGNGVFVDKVYVDQGYDWENHQKTLIYTGLNNEGTAIWGKKK, from the coding sequence GTGAAGTTGATTAGCGCAAAATATCTTTATAAGAAATGTGCCCTCCTCAATTTATTCCTAATTATAATTGGGGTAGGGGCATGTTCTGTAGATTCTGAGGAACCTGGAGTTGACCAAAATCCTGAGGATGAAATTGGATTTCAGCTAACGGATATTAAAGATTCCTATGGTTCCATTTCTTCCTTTAGTAATTCCTCCAAATGGGGGCCATATAATGTCCACGATCCTTCAGTGATAAAAGTTGGGGATTGGTTTTACAGTTATAGTACGGATGTAGCCTACGGGCAACCATTAATTAAAGTGGGCATTCAGGTAAGGAAATCTAAAAACCTGGTGGAATGGGAATTTGTAGGCTGGGCCTATGATGGGCTCCCCCAGCAAGCAGTCAACTACATCAAATCCAATGGAGGAGAACCTTTTGAAAATTTGTGGGCTCCTTATATCCTTCAGGTAGAAGGTAAATTTAGGTTGTATTATTCCCTTTCATCAGGGATACACAAATTAAGTGCAATAGGGCTTTTAACTTCTGATTCACCGGAAGGTCCTTGGCAGCAGGCAGGTTTAGCTGTTACTTCTGACACAGACCTACCCATGACCAATGCAATAGATCCTTCCGTGATCATTGACCAGGAAGGAAAGCACTGGATGTATTATGGCTCAGCATATGACGGGATTTATGTTGTAGAGTTGGATCCTGAAACTGGTTTGGCCAAAACTTCTGGAGATAAAGGGAAACGGATTGCCCAGCGTGGGTTTACCGATGGAGTGATCAACGGTAATATTGAAGGTCCTGAAGTGATATACCGGAAAGAAAATGGCTATTATTACCTTTTCCTTTCCTATGATTGGTTGGAAAGCAAATACAACATCCGGGTGGGGCGTTCCCGAAACCCAGAAGGACCATTTTTAGATTTTCATGGGAATGATATGAATGTTGAGCAGGATAATGGTCCTATGATCGTGGCGCCCTATAAATTCCAGGGACATGCTGGATGGCAGGGAACTGCCCATAATGCTGCATTTAAAGATGATGACCAGTATTTTATTGCCCACCAGGGAAGACCTAGTGCAGATCGGTTTTATATGATCATGCATGTCAGGAAACTTTATTGGACTGAGGATGGCTGGCCAGTGGCCTCACCTGAGCGATTTGCTGATTTGTTAAGAGAATCTATCCAAGAGGAGGATTTGGTTGGTCTTTGGGAACAGATCGTTTTGGGTTATCAAGTGGTCCCTGGTTTTGCCGCAGAGCAAGTTGATCCTAATCATCAAGTTTCCTATGATATCAACCTTCAGGCCAATGGAACCATAGACGGTAATTCAGATAATGTTTGGTCATACCAAGCGCCTTGGCTGACCCTGAATTATGGAAATGGAGTTTTTGTAGATAAAGTCTATGTAGATCAGGGTTACGATTGGGAAAACCATCAAAAAACATTGATCTATACGGGTTTAAACAATGAAGGGACGGCAATTTGGGGAAAGAAAAAATAA
- a CDS encoding alpha-N-arabinofuranosidase has product MTVMMLSGLTVLAQNKLIVNADQGKTQISKHIYGHFSEHLGRCIYGGIWVGPDSDIENINGYRTDVFEALKNLNIPNLRWPGGCFADEYHWTDGIGPKSERPKMINTHWGGVTEDNSFGTHEFLNFCEMLETTPYITGNVGSGSVEEMSKWVEYINFDGVSPMADLRRRNGREEPWNIKYWGVGNESWGCGGNMTPEYYANEYRRYATFARNYPGARLYKIAGGANSTDYNWTEVLMQKIPLRMMDAMSLHYYTIPGNWGDKGSSTEFSEREYLVTLEKAAFMDELLDKHETIMDKYDPRKRVKLIVDEWGTWYDVEPNTNPGFLYQQNTLRDAFVAAITLNTFNNHADRVHMANLAQTVNVLQALILTDEKEMLLTPTYHVFDLYKPHMDAILLPTHLESEDVKIEDVQIDALNVSSSLSKDGTVNISIANIHPDKAIDLEVALRGSDAKSVSGRYLTAPELNSHNSFENKDVVGIQEFKDYKWNKDALNVKVPAKSVVVLQVK; this is encoded by the coding sequence ATGACAGTGATGATGCTGTCAGGCCTCACGGTTTTGGCTCAAAATAAATTGATTGTCAATGCTGACCAGGGCAAAACCCAAATTAGCAAGCACATTTATGGTCATTTCAGTGAGCACTTAGGCCGGTGTATTTATGGAGGAATTTGGGTTGGACCTGATTCTGATATTGAAAATATCAATGGCTATAGAACTGATGTTTTCGAAGCCCTCAAAAACCTAAACATCCCTAACCTTAGGTGGCCAGGAGGATGTTTTGCAGATGAATACCACTGGACAGATGGTATAGGCCCAAAAAGTGAAAGACCAAAAATGATTAATACCCACTGGGGCGGTGTCACTGAAGATAATTCATTTGGGACGCATGAATTCTTGAATTTCTGCGAAATGTTGGAGACTACTCCTTATATCACAGGAAATGTAGGAAGTGGATCTGTTGAGGAAATGTCCAAGTGGGTGGAATACATCAATTTTGATGGTGTGAGTCCCATGGCAGACCTGAGAAGGAGAAATGGAAGAGAAGAGCCATGGAATATCAAATACTGGGGAGTTGGCAATGAGAGCTGGGGCTGTGGAGGAAATATGACTCCAGAATACTATGCCAATGAATATAGAAGGTATGCCACTTTTGCAAGAAATTATCCTGGAGCAAGACTCTATAAAATTGCAGGCGGAGCCAATTCTACCGATTACAACTGGACAGAGGTGTTGATGCAAAAGATTCCTTTACGCATGATGGATGCCATGTCCCTTCACTATTATACTATTCCTGGAAATTGGGGGGACAAAGGTTCATCTACAGAATTTTCAGAAAGGGAATATTTGGTGACCCTGGAGAAAGCTGCTTTTATGGATGAGCTTTTGGACAAACATGAAACCATCATGGATAAATATGATCCAAGGAAAAGGGTGAAATTGATCGTGGACGAGTGGGGTACCTGGTACGATGTAGAGCCAAATACCAACCCAGGATTCCTTTACCAGCAAAATACCCTAAGGGATGCTTTTGTAGCAGCTATTACCTTGAACACTTTCAATAACCACGCCGATAGGGTGCACATGGCCAACCTGGCCCAAACAGTTAATGTATTGCAAGCTTTGATCTTGACTGATGAGAAAGAAATGTTGTTAACCCCAACTTATCATGTGTTTGATCTTTATAAGCCACATATGGATGCAATCCTTCTACCAACCCACTTGGAGTCTGAAGATGTGAAAATTGAAGATGTGCAGATTGATGCTTTGAATGTTTCATCTTCCCTATCTAAAGATGGAACTGTCAATATCAGTATTGCCAATATCCATCCTGACAAAGCCATTGATCTTGAAGTTGCCCTGAGAGGGTCGGATGCTAAATCTGTAAGTGGCCGTTATTTGACAGCACCTGAACTGAATTCCCACAATTCATTTGAAAATAAAGATGTGGTAGGTATCCAGGAGTTTAAAGACTACAAGTGGAACAAGGATGCCTTGAATGTAAAGGTACCAGCAAAGTCCGTGGTAGTTCTTCAGGTTAAATAG
- a CDS encoding alpha-N-arabinofuranosidase, producing MKLNHYSFFIGCLVILLIGNFPVNAQNARIKIDLDRKIGEVDEKIYGNFVEHLGRCVYGGIYDPGNPLSDDRGFRKDVLEAVKGLNVSLTRYPGGNFVSNYHWLDGVGPKEDRPTRMELAWGRLESNHFGTNEFMEYAKEIDTEPYFAVNMGTGTIEEAQRWVEYTNVKEGPYYAELRKKHGYPEPYGIKYWSLGNEMDGYWQMGHLNAEDYSKKAREAGKLMKLTDPSIKLIAAGASNFRPGADPMQWNRVVLDELKDVVDYIALHMYVGNVDDDYYSFVASPLVLEKRTQLVEGLIDEAMSRADRGDRDPIYIAWDEYNIWYRWRSEETMTGERALEERYNLEDALVISGFLNAFIRNADVVKIANMAQLVNVIAPIFTSEDDMFLQTIYYPLSLFAEHAHGTSLDVYVDSDKYDTGDFALGLGEQRAELKSVPYLDVSVTQQDDELIINVVNRHKDKAITTDIIAQEGEFTGDFEVFEINGPDLKAGNDFGKTEVETVSKELKGKGESVTYNFPAHSFTMIKAKIKR from the coding sequence ATGAAATTAAATCATTATTCTTTTTTTATAGGTTGTTTAGTCATTTTGTTAATCGGGAATTTTCCCGTAAATGCTCAAAATGCAAGGATTAAAATTGACCTGGATCGGAAAATTGGCGAAGTGGACGAAAAAATCTACGGAAACTTTGTTGAACATTTGGGCCGCTGTGTTTATGGAGGAATTTATGATCCCGGTAATCCGCTTTCTGATGATCGCGGCTTCCGAAAAGATGTTTTGGAAGCCGTGAAAGGCTTAAATGTATCCCTGACTCGCTATCCAGGGGGTAATTTTGTTTCTAACTACCATTGGTTGGATGGAGTAGGTCCTAAAGAAGACCGTCCAACGCGAATGGAGCTTGCCTGGGGGCGGTTGGAGAGCAACCATTTTGGCACCAATGAATTTATGGAATATGCCAAAGAAATTGATACAGAACCCTACTTTGCGGTAAATATGGGGACTGGTACCATAGAAGAAGCACAGCGTTGGGTGGAATATACCAATGTTAAAGAGGGACCGTATTATGCAGAACTCCGAAAAAAACATGGGTATCCAGAACCCTATGGTATTAAATACTGGAGTCTTGGAAATGAAATGGACGGGTATTGGCAAATGGGCCATCTCAATGCTGAAGATTACAGCAAAAAGGCCAGGGAGGCTGGGAAGTTAATGAAACTGACTGACCCTTCCATCAAATTGATTGCCGCCGGGGCTTCCAACTTTCGTCCAGGAGCCGATCCAATGCAGTGGAATAGAGTGGTTCTGGATGAACTTAAAGATGTAGTCGATTACATAGCCTTGCATATGTATGTAGGGAATGTGGATGATGACTATTATTCTTTTGTTGCTTCCCCTTTAGTGCTGGAAAAAAGGACCCAATTGGTTGAAGGGTTGATCGATGAGGCCATGAGCAGAGCTGATAGAGGAGACCGGGATCCGATTTATATTGCCTGGGATGAATACAATATCTGGTACAGATGGAGGAGTGAAGAAACTATGACCGGGGAAAGGGCCCTTGAAGAAAGATATAACCTGGAAGATGCTTTGGTAATTTCCGGTTTTTTAAACGCCTTTATCCGTAACGCAGATGTGGTGAAAATAGCTAACATGGCGCAGCTGGTTAATGTGATTGCCCCAATTTTTACCAGTGAAGACGATATGTTCCTTCAGACCATTTATTATCCTTTGTCCTTATTTGCCGAGCATGCACATGGAACTTCTTTAGATGTTTATGTGGATTCTGATAAATATGATACCGGAGATTTTGCCCTTGGTTTGGGAGAGCAAAGAGCTGAACTAAAATCAGTTCCTTACTTGGATGTGTCTGTAACCCAACAGGATGATGAGTTGATTATCAATGTGGTAAACCGTCATAAGGATAAGGCCATTACTACCGATATTATTGCCCAAGAAGGGGAGTTTACCGGTGATTTTGAAGTATTTGAAATTAATGGGCCTGACCTTAAGGCAGGAAATGATTTTGGGAAAACAGAGGTTGAAACGGTTTCGAAAGAATTGAAAGGAAAGGGTGAATCTGTTACTTATAATTTCCCGGCTCATTCATTTACCATGATCAAAGCTAAAATTAAACGCTAA